In Paeniglutamicibacter kerguelensis, one genomic interval encodes:
- a CDS encoding thiamine pyrophosphate-dependent enzyme, with protein MSTVATMVIEALANLGVKTIWGVVGDALNPLTDAIRTSDKVRWIGVRHEEVAAFAAGAQSQLTGTLGVCMGTVGPGSIHLLNGLYDAKKSRTPVLAICGQVPSEEIGSDYFQEVNNDQLFSDVAVFARTVTSPAQMPYLLEQAVNTAMARRGVAVLSIPGNIGAAELRKGPVPNFIDVEQPTAAHPDALRAAADALNASYKVTMLVGMGARGAKDEVLATAERLAAPMVLTLKAKEMLEDGNDFQVGQAGLIGNPGAQHALEACQTLLMVGTDFPYRDSYPQGKTVIQIDSRGEHIGRRTAVDHGVVGDAGLSLAALLPLLKLHSDHSLVVSSRDRYQQWAQRHARLADPGHDEHLVGRVRTAMDNPEHAIRPEAVAAAIDKYASDSAIFTSDTGMTTVWLSRYITMRGQRRMVGSFNLGSMANAMPQALGASALDRSRQVVALCGDGGLTMLMGDLLTAVAYDLPVKLVVFNNGRLGMVKLEQEQGGLPEFGTVLKNPNLAEVGRACGLHGIRVEDPHKLDAAIQEALAHDGPVLLDVVTNPEEVSVPPNASAGQALGFGIAKIKESLASRGES; from the coding sequence ATGAGCACTGTTGCAACGATGGTCATCGAGGCCCTGGCAAACCTTGGCGTCAAGACCATCTGGGGCGTCGTGGGCGACGCACTGAATCCACTGACCGATGCCATCCGCACCAGCGACAAGGTGCGTTGGATTGGCGTACGGCACGAAGAGGTCGCGGCATTTGCCGCCGGCGCCCAGTCCCAGCTCACCGGAACACTTGGCGTTTGCATGGGAACCGTCGGGCCGGGCTCGATCCACCTGCTCAACGGCCTCTACGATGCCAAGAAGTCACGCACCCCGGTGCTGGCCATTTGCGGCCAGGTTCCCAGCGAGGAAATCGGTAGCGACTACTTCCAAGAGGTCAACAACGACCAGCTCTTCAGCGACGTGGCGGTCTTCGCGCGCACCGTGACGAGCCCCGCCCAAATGCCGTACCTGCTGGAGCAGGCGGTGAACACCGCGATGGCGCGTCGCGGCGTCGCGGTGCTGAGCATCCCCGGCAACATCGGGGCGGCTGAGCTGCGCAAGGGCCCGGTGCCGAACTTCATCGACGTGGAGCAGCCGACCGCCGCGCACCCGGATGCACTGCGGGCCGCGGCCGATGCGCTGAACGCATCGTACAAGGTGACCATGCTGGTGGGCATGGGGGCACGCGGTGCCAAGGACGAGGTCCTGGCAACGGCGGAGCGTCTTGCCGCTCCCATGGTGCTGACGCTCAAGGCCAAGGAAATGCTTGAGGACGGGAACGATTTCCAGGTGGGACAGGCGGGGCTGATCGGCAACCCGGGCGCCCAACACGCCCTCGAGGCCTGCCAGACGCTCCTGATGGTTGGTACCGACTTCCCCTACCGGGATTCGTACCCGCAAGGCAAGACCGTCATCCAGATCGACAGCCGGGGCGAACACATCGGCCGGCGAACCGCCGTGGACCACGGCGTGGTCGGGGATGCCGGGCTCTCCTTGGCCGCCCTGCTTCCGTTGCTGAAGCTCCATTCCGATCATTCCTTGGTTGTCAGCTCCCGTGACAGGTACCAGCAGTGGGCGCAGCGGCATGCTCGGCTTGCGGATCCGGGCCACGATGAGCACCTGGTGGGCCGGGTACGCACCGCGATGGACAACCCGGAGCATGCCATACGTCCCGAAGCGGTGGCCGCCGCGATCGACAAGTACGCTTCCGACTCCGCAATTTTCACCTCCGACACCGGCATGACGACCGTGTGGCTGTCCCGTTACATCACGATGCGCGGTCAGCGCAGGATGGTTGGATCCTTCAACCTCGGATCCATGGCCAACGCCATGCCCCAGGCCCTGGGTGCTTCGGCGCTGGATCGCTCGCGCCAGGTGGTTGCCCTCTGCGGCGACGGAGGGCTGACCATGCTGATGGGTGACCTGTTGACGGCGGTCGCCTACGACTTGCCGGTCAAGCTGGTGGTGTTCAACAACGGCAGGCTGGGCATGGTTAAGCTGGAGCAGGAACAGGGCGGGCTGCCGGAGTTCGGCACGGTTTTGAAGAACCCGAATCTGGCCGAGGTGGGACGTGCCTGCGGCCTGCACGGAATCAGGGTCGAGGATCCGCACAAGTTGGATGCTGCCATCCAGGAGGCCTTGGCCCATGACGGGCCCGTGCTCCTGGACGTGGTGACGAACCCCGAGGAGGTGTCGGTTCCCCCCAATGCCTCTGCCGGGCAGGCGTTGGGATTCGGCATCGCCAAGATCAAGGAGTCACTGGCTTCCAGGGGAGAGTCCTGA
- a CDS encoding MarR family winged helix-turn-helix transcriptional regulator yields the protein MEENDRVSRIQEEWRRERPEIDVGPQGIIGRLHRLAAYLTAELTVVYERHGLGEGEFDVLASLRRAGAPFERAPGELAQHTMVTTGAMTKRLDRLCEAGLVVRRQIDGDKRRRLAALTPRGIEVIDAAFAEHMANEQRLIERVPPSDRQLLEVILKEWLQQFESPAHG from the coding sequence GTGGAAGAAAACGATAGGGTCAGTCGCATCCAAGAGGAATGGCGCCGGGAGCGCCCCGAGATTGATGTGGGCCCCCAGGGCATCATTGGGCGCTTGCACCGGCTCGCCGCTTACCTGACGGCCGAGCTCACGGTGGTCTATGAACGGCACGGGCTCGGGGAGGGTGAATTCGACGTGCTTGCGTCCCTTCGACGCGCCGGGGCTCCCTTCGAGCGCGCCCCGGGCGAACTGGCTCAGCACACCATGGTCACAACCGGTGCGATGACCAAGCGCCTTGACCGCCTCTGCGAGGCTGGCCTGGTCGTACGCCGACAAATCGACGGTGACAAGCGCCGTCGGCTGGCCGCGTTGACGCCCCGCGGAATCGAAGTGATCGATGCTGCCTTCGCAGAGCACATGGCGAACGAGCAACGGCTGATTGAGCGTGTCCCCCCGTCGGATCGCCAACTGTTGGAAGTCATCCTCAAGGAATGGCTGCAGCAGTTTGAATCCCCGGCACACGGCTAA
- a CDS encoding DMT family transporter, with the protein MEAISSPAPGRWSTWRWVLVAALAPVAWGSNYYVTRQFLPLDRPLWGAVLRALPAGLMLLAMARSLPRGSWWWKSVVLGALNVGAFFVLIYLASQLLPSSVASTIMATSAAVLMLIAWPLLADRPKRLPLLGALLGFIGVGVMVLGATASIDPRGVAASLSAMLLSSLGFVLTKKWAVGQKTLAITSWQLIVGGLLVLPFALLVEGGVPEIDRSAAIGFTYVTVVATALAFVAWFAGLRHLPAGTVGLVGLLNPVAGVLLGTFVAAEPFGPRQAVGTMLVLLGVVIGLKRSSRQNGGAPQVDASPERSDKTQLLSAAANCRQIGGHRIS; encoded by the coding sequence ATGGAAGCTATTTCTTCACCGGCACCCGGTCGATGGTCCACTTGGCGCTGGGTGCTCGTCGCCGCGCTCGCCCCCGTTGCCTGGGGATCAAACTATTACGTGACCCGCCAGTTTCTCCCGCTTGACCGTCCACTTTGGGGCGCCGTGCTGCGCGCGCTGCCGGCAGGCTTGATGCTGCTGGCCATGGCACGATCGCTGCCGCGCGGATCCTGGTGGTGGAAGTCGGTGGTCCTCGGTGCGCTCAATGTCGGCGCATTCTTTGTGCTGATCTACCTCGCCTCGCAACTGCTGCCTTCAAGCGTCGCATCGACGATCATGGCCACCTCCGCCGCCGTCCTGATGCTGATCGCATGGCCGCTTCTCGCGGATCGCCCCAAACGGCTCCCGCTCCTGGGTGCGCTGCTTGGCTTTATCGGGGTTGGGGTCATGGTGCTCGGAGCCACCGCGTCCATCGATCCACGCGGTGTGGCGGCATCCCTCTCGGCCATGCTGCTGTCATCACTGGGATTCGTCCTGACCAAGAAATGGGCCGTCGGCCAGAAAACACTTGCAATCACTTCATGGCAACTCATCGTCGGAGGTCTTCTCGTTCTCCCGTTTGCGCTTCTGGTTGAGGGCGGCGTCCCCGAGATCGATCGTTCCGCTGCTATCGGTTTCACGTACGTGACAGTTGTCGCTACCGCACTGGCTTTTGTGGCATGGTTTGCTGGACTGCGTCACTTGCCGGCGGGAACGGTCGGACTCGTCGGCCTGCTCAACCCGGTCGCCGGGGTGCTGCTCGGCACGTTCGTGGCCGCCGAACCATTCGGCCCCCGCCAAGCCGTCGGCACCATGCTCGTGCTCCTCGGGGTAGTTATTGGTCTGAAGCGGTCAAGCCGTCAGAACGGGGGAGCTCCGCAAGTGGATGCATCCCCTGAAAGGAGCGACAAAACGCAGTTACTGAGTGCTGCGGCCAATTGCAGGCAAATCGGAGGCCATCGCATATCTTGA
- a CDS encoding FAD-dependent monooxygenase: MPDVIVVGSGPAGMMLAGELALAGVGVAIMERRPTGELAESRAGGFHSRTIEILDQRGIADRFLAEGKTGQTARFGSTVLDISDFPTRHPYGLGLWQSQMQPILEGWIDQLGVIVHRGCEVVGFVQDESGVDVDLADGQKVRAAYLVGADGGRSMVRKNAGIDFPGWDATRSNLIAEVQVSEEPPSGMLQDETGVHGFTLLEDGRRYRVITTEQQLGSREGPGLTDLGNALRAAYGTDFGVHSPTSISRFTDATRQAATYRKGRVLLAGDAAHVHYPAGGQGIGLGLQDAVNLGWKLAQVVKGISLESLLDTYHSERHSGGARALKHSMAQTALQRLDARTAALAETVGELMSMDQPRRHVAALIHGLDITYDLGEGHPLLGRRMPDLDLDTANGPTRVFTLLHDAKPVLLNFAEPNRLEIAPRAGRVQLVDARFAGAWRLPLVGEVTPPTAVLIRPDGYVAWVGQGTDQGLADALDFWFGPGLPVR; the protein is encoded by the coding sequence ATGCCAGATGTGATCGTCGTGGGGAGCGGTCCGGCCGGAATGATGTTGGCCGGCGAGTTGGCCCTGGCGGGGGTAGGCGTTGCGATCATGGAGCGACGCCCGACAGGGGAACTGGCGGAATCCCGTGCCGGTGGCTTCCATTCCCGCACCATCGAGATCCTCGACCAGCGTGGGATCGCCGATCGGTTCCTGGCGGAGGGAAAGACGGGCCAGACGGCCCGGTTCGGCAGCACGGTTCTGGATATCAGCGACTTTCCGACGCGGCACCCGTACGGGCTTGGCCTGTGGCAGAGCCAGATGCAGCCGATCCTCGAGGGGTGGATCGACCAGCTCGGAGTGATCGTTCACCGCGGATGCGAAGTGGTCGGTTTCGTCCAGGACGAATCCGGTGTCGATGTCGATCTCGCCGATGGCCAGAAAGTTCGGGCGGCGTACCTTGTCGGCGCCGACGGGGGCCGCAGCATGGTCCGCAAGAACGCGGGCATCGACTTCCCCGGATGGGACGCGACCCGCAGCAACCTGATTGCCGAAGTCCAGGTATCCGAGGAGCCGCCGTCCGGCATGCTTCAGGATGAGACGGGGGTCCACGGCTTCACCTTGTTGGAGGACGGGCGCAGGTATCGTGTCATCACGACGGAACAACAGCTGGGCTCGCGGGAGGGACCCGGCTTGACCGACCTCGGCAATGCACTCAGGGCGGCGTACGGCACGGACTTCGGAGTGCACTCACCGACCTCGATCTCCCGGTTCACCGACGCCACCCGGCAGGCCGCGACATACCGCAAGGGTCGGGTGCTGCTTGCCGGGGATGCAGCGCACGTCCACTATCCAGCCGGCGGGCAGGGGATCGGACTGGGCCTGCAGGACGCAGTCAACCTTGGATGGAAGCTCGCGCAGGTGGTCAAGGGCATCTCACTCGAATCGCTTCTGGACACCTACCACTCGGAGCGGCATTCCGGCGGTGCCCGCGCGCTCAAGCACTCAATGGCGCAAACAGCCCTGCAGCGCCTGGACGCACGGACCGCGGCGCTCGCCGAGACCGTCGGCGAACTCATGTCGATGGACCAGCCGCGCAGGCACGTCGCCGCGTTGATCCACGGCCTCGACATCACCTACGACCTCGGGGAGGGGCACCCGCTTCTCGGGCGTCGCATGCCGGATCTTGACCTTGACACGGCAAACGGTCCGACACGCGTCTTTACGCTCCTTCACGACGCGAAGCCGGTGCTGCTCAACTTCGCCGAGCCGAACCGCCTCGAGATCGCGCCCCGGGCTGGGCGGGTGCAGCTGGTCGATGCCCGATTCGCCGGCGCGTGGAGACTGCCCCTCGTCGGCGAAGTGACACCTCCTACTGCGGTGTTGATCCGCCCGGATGGGTATGTCGCCTGGGTGGGACAAGGAACCGATCAAGGGCTGGCGGATGCGCTCGACTTCTGGTTCGGCCCGGGGTTGCCCGTCAGATAG
- a CDS encoding maleylpyruvate isomerase N-terminal domain-containing protein, which yields MNLECNPERASQLCNEAQARLMGNVAELTNTEVRSPSLLPGWTVGHVLTHLARNADAHARRLSGALRGADVPKYASGQDQRVGEIEEGAGRSAGEIIADLEASQSHLEDIFVQSSAAGWPNGHFLGGGHYGVAGCPAHRLREVEMHHVDLGLGYTAFNWPDEYVAWDLPVLLDTVSERLSSSNDRRRFMAWLAGRGPLDTETTLAPW from the coding sequence GTGAATCTTGAATGCAATCCGGAGCGTGCTTCCCAGCTGTGCAATGAAGCGCAGGCGCGCTTGATGGGCAATGTGGCGGAGTTGACCAACACGGAAGTCCGTTCGCCGAGTCTTCTGCCCGGCTGGACTGTTGGGCATGTCCTGACCCATCTGGCTCGCAACGCCGATGCGCATGCGCGACGGCTATCGGGCGCGCTGCGCGGAGCGGATGTTCCGAAGTACGCAAGCGGCCAGGATCAGCGCGTTGGCGAGATCGAGGAAGGGGCTGGTCGGTCGGCCGGTGAGATCATTGCCGACCTCGAAGCCAGCCAGTCGCATCTCGAGGACATCTTCGTGCAGAGCTCCGCAGCAGGGTGGCCCAACGGCCACTTCCTCGGCGGAGGGCACTACGGTGTGGCTGGGTGCCCGGCGCACAGGCTGCGGGAGGTGGAGATGCACCACGTCGATCTCGGACTTGGCTACACCGCATTCAACTGGCCGGATGAGTATGTGGCCTGGGATCTGCCGGTGTTGCTTGACACCGTTTCCGAGAGGCTCAGTTCATCCAACGACCGCCGGAGGTTCATGGCGTGGCTGGCCGGCCGCGGGCCGTTGGACACGGAGACAACCTTGGCTCCGTGGTAA
- a CDS encoding cytidine deaminase, with protein sequence MELDQNLIDAAIDQISRRWPNAEQAVAAAMYLEGGQILTSVSLDNFNAAANLCAETGAICQAYTMDRQVTASVCVSREAGSGKISVLAPCGICQERLALWGPTVQVAVPGPHTASGWSTRTLLQVNPYYWATQFTDDGHWPSTADHSW encoded by the coding sequence ATGGAGCTTGACCAAAACCTCATCGACGCCGCTATCGATCAAATAAGCCGCCGCTGGCCCAATGCAGAGCAAGCAGTCGCGGCTGCTATGTATCTCGAGGGCGGGCAGATACTGACCAGCGTCAGTCTCGACAACTTCAACGCGGCGGCAAACTTGTGTGCGGAAACCGGCGCAATATGCCAGGCCTACACCATGGATCGGCAAGTGACTGCCTCGGTATGCGTGAGCAGGGAAGCCGGAAGCGGCAAAATCTCCGTCCTCGCCCCTTGCGGTATTTGCCAGGAACGGCTTGCTCTCTGGGGGCCAACCGTTCAAGTCGCCGTTCCAGGGCCACACACCGCGTCTGGGTGGAGCACCCGCACATTACTGCAAGTCAATCCCTACTACTGGGCCACGCAATTCACCGACGACGGCCACTGGCCTTCAACGGCTGACCACAGCTGGTAG
- a CDS encoding nuclear transport factor 2 family protein translates to MTDEEDGEVPDMGAAENAELIRRGYEAFNAGDLAALGELFAEDAVWYAPGSGVLSGTKQGRDAIFAYFGELGARSQGTFQATVQDIVGGENHTVGIHQSHAESNGKTLDLATAIAFVLRDGKVIEGREYFDDTAKADEFWA, encoded by the coding sequence ATGACCGACGAGGAAGACGGAGAGGTGCCCGACATGGGAGCTGCAGAAAACGCCGAGCTGATTCGACGGGGATACGAGGCCTTCAACGCGGGCGACCTGGCGGCACTTGGCGAATTGTTTGCTGAGGACGCAGTCTGGTACGCCCCCGGAAGCGGCGTGCTGTCCGGGACGAAGCAAGGGCGCGACGCCATCTTTGCCTACTTCGGCGAGCTGGGTGCGCGGTCCCAGGGTACCTTCCAAGCGACCGTCCAAGATATCGTCGGCGGGGAAAACCACACCGTGGGGATCCATCAAAGCCACGCCGAAAGCAATGGAAAGACCTTGGACCTGGCCACGGCCATCGCGTTCGTGCTCCGGGACGGAAAGGTCATCGAGGGCCGGGAGTACTTCGATGACACGGCCAAGGCGGATGAGTTCTGGGCCTGA
- a CDS encoding maleylpyruvate isomerase N-terminal domain-containing protein, whose amino-acid sequence MDFSWDDSRRAFTDAAEWFVRISTLVGDRWDQPGLGGWDIRALVGHTSRALLTVESYLSRPATAVEVASAAEYFRATSASGPAVEARGRDAGTALGADPAGAVAEIAARVIPLIDAQDGSELVTTIVGGMWLRDYLPTRTFELAIHTADLAKALGLPADVPDTAATQALGVVADLAIAGGLAAPLLLAATGRPGPPPGFSVL is encoded by the coding sequence ATGGACTTCTCATGGGACGATTCGCGACGGGCGTTCACGGACGCCGCTGAATGGTTTGTGCGCATATCCACCCTCGTCGGTGACCGGTGGGACCAGCCGGGCCTCGGCGGGTGGGACATTCGGGCGCTCGTCGGCCACACGAGCCGCGCACTTCTGACGGTCGAGTCGTACCTTTCCCGTCCTGCCACCGCCGTCGAGGTCGCCTCGGCCGCGGAATACTTCCGGGCGACGAGTGCCTCCGGCCCAGCGGTCGAGGCCCGCGGACGCGACGCCGGGACCGCTTTGGGCGCTGACCCCGCGGGCGCAGTGGCGGAGATCGCCGCACGCGTGATCCCGCTCATCGATGCCCAGGATGGGTCCGAGCTGGTAACGACGATCGTGGGTGGCATGTGGCTTCGGGACTATCTGCCCACACGCACGTTCGAATTGGCCATTCATACGGCAGACCTCGCCAAAGCGCTCGGTTTGCCGGCGGACGTTCCAGACACGGCTGCCACCCAAGCTCTCGGCGTAGTGGCCGACCTCGCCATTGCCGGAGGCCTTGCAGCTCCGCTCCTGCTCGCCGCCACCGGTCGGCCGGGTCCTCCGCCGGGCTTCTCGGTGCTTTGA
- a CDS encoding tetratricopeptide repeat protein has product MTLNEELDRIFAARDRNNMQPTIDALLPVLAEHPSNARVLYEVGGAYDTAGMEETAGSFYEQALQAGLSGDLLRRCYLQYGSTLRNLGAFTRSVEVFGRAREEFPDSPSLAVFQAITLHASGRVDEAVASLLEVVAEGVDSPDMGRYKPAIRGNAAHIRSFARNSPPMERLDAR; this is encoded by the coding sequence ATGACACTGAATGAGGAGCTTGACCGGATCTTCGCTGCTCGCGATCGGAACAACATGCAGCCGACCATCGATGCGCTGTTGCCAGTTCTGGCTGAGCACCCGTCCAACGCGCGTGTGCTCTACGAGGTGGGCGGCGCCTACGACACCGCGGGGATGGAGGAAACTGCGGGCTCGTTCTACGAACAAGCACTCCAGGCAGGCCTTTCAGGCGATCTGCTGCGCCGGTGCTACCTCCAGTACGGATCCACGCTGCGGAATCTCGGCGCATTCACACGCTCGGTGGAAGTCTTCGGGCGTGCCCGGGAAGAGTTTCCGGACTCGCCTTCACTGGCAGTGTTCCAAGCGATCACCCTTCATGCGTCCGGCCGCGTCGATGAAGCCGTCGCTTCGCTGCTTGAGGTGGTTGCAGAAGGTGTTGACTCGCCGGATATGGGACGGTACAAACCTGCGATCCGCGGCAATGCCGCCCACATTCGGTCTTTCGCGAGAAATTCGCCTCCAATGGAGCGGCTCGATGCCCGGTAG
- a CDS encoding DUF4240 domain-containing protein translates to MLLLASLSLVLGACGVQPSVEGAAPHPVEPTTVPQPAAEVEPELRYMKNGKFWDIIDRSLEASGGSTGRQAVELEEILAAMPPEQIASFNATFVSKNLELYTWELWGAAYVLVGGCLDDCFEYFRNWVVGQGSDYHQAVKRDPQVLADGRLRSDVEIGDAESLAYTGADAYLRSSGGRELYEDYPESPSTIAGEEPWGTAWDEEEVENLYPGLTPLPAD, encoded by the coding sequence GTGTTGCTGCTGGCCTCGCTCAGCTTGGTGTTGGGCGCCTGCGGCGTCCAGCCATCGGTTGAGGGTGCTGCTCCGCACCCGGTGGAACCAACCACTGTTCCCCAGCCCGCGGCGGAGGTCGAGCCGGAATTGCGGTACATGAAAAACGGAAAATTCTGGGACATCATCGACCGTTCACTGGAAGCCTCGGGCGGAAGCACCGGGCGCCAAGCTGTCGAGCTGGAGGAAATACTCGCGGCCATGCCACCGGAGCAGATCGCTTCCTTCAACGCCACGTTCGTCTCGAAAAACCTCGAGCTCTACACGTGGGAATTATGGGGCGCGGCCTACGTACTTGTCGGCGGCTGCCTCGACGACTGCTTCGAGTACTTCCGCAACTGGGTGGTCGGCCAGGGCAGCGACTACCACCAAGCCGTGAAACGGGATCCGCAGGTATTGGCCGACGGAAGGCTACGCAGCGACGTCGAAATCGGTGACGCGGAGTCGCTGGCCTACACCGGCGCAGATGCGTACCTGCGAAGCAGCGGCGGCCGGGAGCTGTACGAGGATTACCCCGAGAGTCCCTCGACCATTGCGGGCGAAGAACCCTGGGGAACGGCATGGGACGAGGAAGAAGTAGAGAATCTCTATCCGGGTCTCACGCCCCTTCCTGCCGACTAG
- a CDS encoding DUF2252 domain-containing protein, with the protein MVKAKDSHPSVEERAARGRGCRVKAPVISHEDWTPAPDRPDPVALLEEQNITREQDLVPVRHGRMLVSPFTFYRGAAKIMAADLKDTPRAGLASQLCGDAHLSNFGVFASPERTLLFDLNDFDETLPGPFEYDVKRMAASFTIAARNNGFTKEETRDVTRTAVRAYREAMSEFAQMGTLDIWYARLSEQHLVEALELAVSTGKSKAQKKAAEGVEKTARKFVAKARTRDSLQALSKLAELVDGKYRIVSQPPIVIPARELGASYGMDADDVWHVIRGQLRSYSATLQDERRELLERFEIIDLARNVVGVGSVGTRAYIILLQGRDQRDPLFLQVKEATRSVLEDHLPKSRFKQPGERVVQGQRRMQAASDIFLGWTRSEQGNRYLYWRQLRDMKGSAPAEEMKPIGMTVYASFCGWTLARAHARSGDPIAIAAYLGKSDKFDRSIAKFSERYADQNEQDYQAFADAVRSGRLEATDAD; encoded by the coding sequence ATGGTCAAGGCCAAAGATAGTCACCCAAGCGTCGAGGAGCGTGCTGCGAGAGGCAGGGGATGCCGGGTGAAGGCGCCCGTCATAAGCCACGAGGACTGGACTCCCGCGCCGGACCGACCGGATCCGGTCGCGCTCCTCGAGGAACAAAACATCACCCGGGAACAGGATCTCGTACCGGTGCGTCACGGCCGGATGCTGGTCTCACCGTTCACGTTTTACCGGGGTGCAGCCAAGATCATGGCCGCCGACTTGAAGGACACCCCGCGCGCGGGCCTGGCATCCCAGCTGTGCGGAGACGCCCATCTGTCCAACTTCGGCGTCTTCGCCTCGCCGGAACGGACCCTGCTGTTCGACTTGAATGACTTCGACGAGACACTCCCGGGCCCGTTCGAGTACGACGTCAAACGCATGGCCGCCAGCTTCACCATCGCGGCGCGGAACAACGGGTTCACCAAGGAAGAAACCCGTGATGTGACACGCACTGCCGTTCGGGCCTACCGCGAAGCGATGTCCGAATTCGCGCAAATGGGCACCCTGGACATTTGGTACGCCCGCCTGTCCGAGCAGCATTTGGTGGAAGCCCTCGAATTGGCAGTGTCAACCGGGAAGAGCAAAGCTCAAAAGAAGGCAGCCGAGGGCGTGGAAAAGACTGCGCGAAAATTTGTCGCAAAGGCCCGTACCCGTGACAGCCTTCAGGCACTTTCCAAGCTAGCTGAGCTCGTGGACGGGAAGTACCGGATCGTCAGCCAGCCGCCGATCGTCATCCCCGCCCGGGAGCTGGGTGCATCGTACGGCATGGATGCCGATGACGTTTGGCACGTGATTCGTGGCCAGCTCCGGTCCTACAGTGCCACCCTGCAAGACGAACGGCGTGAACTGCTCGAACGCTTCGAAATCATCGACCTCGCCCGCAACGTGGTGGGCGTCGGCAGCGTGGGAACCAGGGCGTACATCATCTTGCTTCAGGGGCGTGATCAAAGGGATCCCTTGTTCCTGCAGGTCAAGGAGGCCACGAGATCAGTGTTGGAGGACCACTTGCCGAAAAGCCGGTTCAAGCAGCCGGGTGAGCGCGTGGTGCAGGGGCAACGGAGGATGCAGGCTGCGAGCGACATCTTCCTTGGATGGACCAGAAGCGAGCAGGGAAACCGGTACCTGTACTGGCGGCAACTGCGTGATATGAAAGGCTCGGCCCCTGCGGAAGAGATGAAACCGATCGGCATGACGGTCTATGCCAGCTTCTGCGGGTGGACCCTCGCCCGTGCCCACGCCCGCTCCGGCGATCCGATCGCAATTGCCGCCTATCTCGGCAAGAGTGACAAGTTCGACCGCTCCATCGCCAAATTTTCCGAGCGTTACGCCGACCAGAACGAACAGGACTACCAGGCCTTCGCCGACGCGGTTCGATCCGGCCGCCTAGAAGCAACCGACGCCGACTAG
- a CDS encoding carboxymuconolactone decarboxylase family protein translates to MAEEENPVLDTLVEITTASLDRCSLDPRELMLARIAALAAVDAPPASYLLNARGAMEVGITLQDAQGILVAVAPIIGTPRVVEAASSLAAALGFAIGLEAAAEAQAEAEG, encoded by the coding sequence ATGGCCGAAGAAGAAAACCCAGTCCTCGACACTCTCGTCGAGATCACCACCGCATCGCTGGATCGCTGCAGCCTCGATCCTCGTGAGCTGATGCTGGCACGGATCGCAGCCCTCGCGGCGGTCGACGCCCCGCCCGCCTCCTACCTGCTCAACGCCCGTGGAGCGATGGAGGTCGGCATCACCCTGCAGGATGCGCAGGGCATCCTCGTCGCCGTTGCGCCCATCATCGGCACGCCCCGGGTTGTGGAGGCAGCCAGCAGCCTCGCCGCGGCGCTCGGCTTCGCCATCGGGCTCGAAGCCGCAGCCGAGGCGCAAGCTGAGGCCGAAGGCTGA
- a CDS encoding TetR/AcrR family transcriptional regulator C-terminal domain-containing protein — MVRETSGPSGAKLQLSRELVFERAMDLADHTGLDSLTMRSLAVALGVKPMSIYYYVAKKSEILDGLVDRVFEEAASTRSHHDSTWQQAMRERAVTMRAVLARHHWALGLIESRTSPGPATLQHHNETLGILRSAGFSIEAAARAYAVLDSYIYGFVLQESTIPVGDTATVTDVAASMLKQFESGQYPHLLEVATAVVMKPGYDFGSQFEDGLDLVIHGLESWLDS, encoded by the coding sequence ATGGTGAGAGAAACTTCCGGACCCAGTGGCGCCAAGCTGCAGCTGAGCCGCGAGCTGGTGTTTGAGCGCGCAATGGATCTGGCCGACCACACGGGGCTTGACTCCCTCACCATGCGCTCGCTGGCGGTGGCGCTTGGCGTGAAACCCATGTCCATCTACTACTACGTAGCCAAGAAGTCGGAGATCCTCGATGGGCTGGTGGACAGGGTCTTCGAAGAAGCGGCCTCGACCCGTTCCCATCACGATTCAACTTGGCAACAGGCAATGCGAGAACGGGCCGTCACCATGCGGGCGGTCCTGGCCAGGCATCATTGGGCACTCGGGCTGATCGAATCACGGACTTCCCCGGGGCCGGCGACCTTGCAGCACCACAACGAAACACTTGGCATCCTGCGAAGCGCAGGTTTTTCCATCGAAGCGGCCGCCCGCGCTTACGCTGTGCTCGACAGCTACATCTACGGTTTCGTGTTGCAGGAGTCCACGATTCCCGTCGGCGACACCGCGACCGTTACTGACGTCGCGGCGTCCATGCTCAAGCAATTTGAATCGGGCCAATACCCTCATCTGCTGGAGGTCGCCACCGCGGTTGTCATGAAACCCGGTTACGACTTCGGCAGCCAGTTCGAAGACGGGTTGGATCTGGTCATTCACGGACTCGAGTCCTGGCTGGACTCATAG